The proteins below are encoded in one region of Equus przewalskii isolate Varuska chromosome 1, EquPr2, whole genome shotgun sequence:
- the CCNJ gene encoding cyclin-J isoform X1: protein MELEGQWWRGQLAADIHQALRYKELKLPSYKGQSPQLSLRRYFADLIAIVSNRFTLCPSARHLAVYLLDLFMDRYDISIQQLHLVALSCLLLASKFEEKEDSVPKLEQLNSLGCMTNMNLVLTKQNLLHMELLLLETFQWNLCLPTAAHFIEYYLSEAVHETDLHDGWPMICLEKTKLYMAKYADYFLEVSLQDYAFLNYAPSLVAAACVASSRIILRLSPTWPTRLHRLTAYSWDFLVQCIERLLIAHDNDVKEANKQRGQAGPQPAQLSVFQTASQPSRPVHFQQPQYLHQTHQTSLQYRHPVSEQPGCQQIVSTTHTSSYTLQTCPAGFQTSVQGLGHVQTGVGMSLAIPVEVKPCLNVSYNRSYQINEHYPCITPCFER from the exons GAGCTGAAGTTGCCCTCCTACAAAGGCCAGTCCCCTCAACTAAGTCTCAGAAGGTATTTTGCTGATTTGATTGCCATTGTGAGCAATCGCTTCACACTTTGCCCTTCTGCCCGACATCTTGCTGTCTATTTGCTGGACCTGTTTATGGATCGGTATGACATCTCTATCCAGCAGCTGCATTTAGTTGCACTTTCCTGTCTGCTTCTAGCAA gtaaatttgaagaaaaagaagatagtgTGCCTAAGCTGGAGCAGCTCAACAGCCTGGGTTGTATGACTAATATGAATTTAGTATTAACGAAACAAAATTTGCTACATATGGAACTACTATTATTAGAAACCTTTCAGTGGAACCTCTGCCTTCCAACAGCCGCCCATTTCATCGAGTACTATCTCTCCGAAGCAGTACACGAAACGGATCTTCATGATGGCTGGCCAATGATTTGCTTGGAAAAAACTAAACTCTACATGGCCAAGTATGCAGATTACTTCCTGGAAGTATCTTTACAAG ATTATGCCTTTCTAAATTATGCACCTTCTTTAGTAGCTGCTGCATGTGTGGCTTCTTCAAGGATTATACTTCGTCTTTCTCCAACGTGGCCTACAAGACTGCATCGTCTTACTGCTTACTCCTGGGATTTCTTAGTGCAGTGCATTGAACGGCTATTGAT TGCTCATGATAATGATGtgaaagaagcaaacaaacagaGAGGACAGGCAGGACCTCAGCCAGCACAACTAAGTGTGTTCCAGACAGCCTCCCAGCCCTCGCGGCCAGTTCACTTTCAGCAACCTCAGTATCTCCATCAGACGCATCAGACCTCACTGCAGTATCGCCATCCTGTATCGGAACAaccaggctgtcagcagattgtATCTACCACACACACCTCATCTTACACACTACAGACGTGTCCTGCTGGCTTCCAAACCAGTGTTCAGGGCCTTGGGCATGTGCAGACTGGTGTTGGGATGTCACTGGCAATACCAGTAGAAGTTAAGCCCTGTCTGAATGTTTCTTATAACCGGAGTTATCAGATAAATGAACATTACCCATGCATTACTCCATGCTTTGAAAGGTGA
- the CCNJ gene encoding cyclin-J isoform X2 — translation MELEGQWWRGQLAADIHQALRYKELKLPSYKGQSPQLSLRRYFADLIAIVSNRFTLCPSARHLAVYLLDLFMDRYDISIQQLHLVALSCLLLASKFEEKEDSVPKLEQLNSLGCMTNMNLVLTKQNLLHMELLLLETFQWNLCLPTAAHFIEYYLSEAVHETDLHDGWPMICLEKTKLYMAKYADYFLEVSLQAAACVASSRIILRLSPTWPTRLHRLTAYSWDFLVQCIERLLIAHDNDVKEANKQRGQAGPQPAQLSVFQTASQPSRPVHFQQPQYLHQTHQTSLQYRHPVSEQPGCQQIVSTTHTSSYTLQTCPAGFQTSVQGLGHVQTGVGMSLAIPVEVKPCLNVSYNRSYQINEHYPCITPCFER, via the exons GAGCTGAAGTTGCCCTCCTACAAAGGCCAGTCCCCTCAACTAAGTCTCAGAAGGTATTTTGCTGATTTGATTGCCATTGTGAGCAATCGCTTCACACTTTGCCCTTCTGCCCGACATCTTGCTGTCTATTTGCTGGACCTGTTTATGGATCGGTATGACATCTCTATCCAGCAGCTGCATTTAGTTGCACTTTCCTGTCTGCTTCTAGCAA gtaaatttgaagaaaaagaagatagtgTGCCTAAGCTGGAGCAGCTCAACAGCCTGGGTTGTATGACTAATATGAATTTAGTATTAACGAAACAAAATTTGCTACATATGGAACTACTATTATTAGAAACCTTTCAGTGGAACCTCTGCCTTCCAACAGCCGCCCATTTCATCGAGTACTATCTCTCCGAAGCAGTACACGAAACGGATCTTCATGATGGCTGGCCAATGATTTGCTTGGAAAAAACTAAACTCTACATGGCCAAGTATGCAGATTACTTCCTGGAAGTATCTTTACAAG CTGCTGCATGTGTGGCTTCTTCAAGGATTATACTTCGTCTTTCTCCAACGTGGCCTACAAGACTGCATCGTCTTACTGCTTACTCCTGGGATTTCTTAGTGCAGTGCATTGAACGGCTATTGAT TGCTCATGATAATGATGtgaaagaagcaaacaaacagaGAGGACAGGCAGGACCTCAGCCAGCACAACTAAGTGTGTTCCAGACAGCCTCCCAGCCCTCGCGGCCAGTTCACTTTCAGCAACCTCAGTATCTCCATCAGACGCATCAGACCTCACTGCAGTATCGCCATCCTGTATCGGAACAaccaggctgtcagcagattgtATCTACCACACACACCTCATCTTACACACTACAGACGTGTCCTGCTGGCTTCCAAACCAGTGTTCAGGGCCTTGGGCATGTGCAGACTGGTGTTGGGATGTCACTGGCAATACCAGTAGAAGTTAAGCCCTGTCTGAATGTTTCTTATAACCGGAGTTATCAGATAAATGAACATTACCCATGCATTACTCCATGCTTTGAAAGGTGA